A DNA window from Streptomyces sp. 71268 contains the following coding sequences:
- a CDS encoding 5'-nucleotidase C-terminal domain-containing protein: MPLDRRKFLGRSAATGAAVALAGTATVAASPAAGRRPGRRYEFSVLGTTDLHGNVFNWDYFTDAEFDDKDHNDIGLAKISTLVRQVRAERGARDTLLIDAGDTIQGTQLSYYYAKVDPITGPGGPVHPMAKAMNAIGYDAAALGNHEFNYGIPVLRKFAEQCDFPLLGANALDARTARPAFAPYWMTRLRTPFGPPVRVAVLGLTNPGIALWDKAHVQGKLTFPGLVEQAAKYVPRLRSMGADVVVVSAHSGTSGTSSYGDLLPHVENAAAQVAQRVPGIDAILVGHAHAEIPEYRVVNEETGREVVLSEPLKWGQRLTVFDFGLVWERGRWHVESVTSKVLNSNTVAEDPEIVRLLTGEHEKVVSYVNQVIGTSARRMAADEAPYKDTPIIDLINHVQAQTVRAALAGTEHAKVPVLSQASCFSRTAVVPVGEVTIREVAGLYPFENTLEARLLTGAQLREYLEHSARYYVRTPAGGGVDPAKLTNANGTPDYNYDAVSGVTYEIDIAREPGQRIAKLCFEGRPVADDARFVLAVNNYRASGGGNFPHVATAKQVWSTSEEIRNTIIAWVRAKGTIDPEEFATQDWKLTRDGAPVFYSPLEHRPYAQCPCCG; the protein is encoded by the coding sequence ATGCCGCTGGACCGTAGGAAGTTCCTGGGCCGCTCCGCCGCGACGGGCGCCGCCGTGGCGCTGGCCGGCACGGCGACCGTGGCCGCCTCGCCCGCCGCCGGGCGCCGGCCGGGCAGGCGGTACGAGTTCAGTGTCCTCGGCACCACCGACCTGCACGGCAACGTCTTCAACTGGGACTACTTCACCGACGCGGAGTTCGACGACAAGGACCACAACGACATCGGGCTCGCCAAGATCTCCACGCTGGTGAGACAGGTCCGCGCGGAGCGCGGAGCGCGCGACACGCTGCTGATCGACGCCGGCGACACCATCCAGGGCACCCAGCTGTCGTACTACTACGCCAAGGTCGATCCGATCACCGGCCCCGGCGGCCCGGTGCACCCGATGGCCAAGGCGATGAACGCGATCGGGTACGACGCGGCGGCGCTGGGCAACCACGAGTTCAACTACGGCATACCGGTGCTGCGGAAGTTCGCCGAGCAGTGCGACTTCCCGCTGCTGGGGGCGAACGCGCTGGACGCGCGGACGGCCCGGCCGGCGTTCGCGCCGTACTGGATGACGCGGCTGCGGACGCCGTTCGGGCCTCCGGTGCGGGTGGCGGTCCTGGGGCTGACCAACCCCGGCATCGCGCTGTGGGACAAGGCACACGTCCAGGGCAAGCTGACCTTCCCGGGGCTGGTCGAGCAGGCGGCGAAGTACGTGCCACGGCTGCGGTCGATGGGCGCTGACGTGGTGGTCGTCTCGGCGCACTCGGGCACCAGCGGCACCTCCTCCTACGGTGACCTGCTGCCGCACGTGGAGAACGCGGCGGCGCAGGTGGCGCAGCGGGTACCGGGCATCGACGCGATCCTGGTGGGACACGCGCACGCCGAGATCCCGGAGTACCGGGTGGTGAACGAGGAGACGGGCCGCGAGGTGGTCCTCTCGGAGCCGCTGAAGTGGGGGCAGCGGCTGACGGTGTTCGACTTCGGGCTGGTCTGGGAGCGCGGCCGGTGGCACGTGGAGTCGGTGACCTCGAAGGTGCTGAACTCCAACACCGTCGCCGAGGACCCGGAGATCGTGCGGTTGCTCACCGGGGAGCACGAGAAGGTCGTGTCGTACGTCAACCAGGTGATCGGCACCTCGGCGCGGCGGATGGCGGCCGACGAGGCGCCGTACAAGGACACGCCGATCATCGACCTCATCAACCACGTGCAGGCGCAGACGGTGCGGGCGGCGCTCGCGGGCACCGAGCACGCGAAGGTGCCGGTGCTCTCGCAGGCCTCGTGCTTCTCGCGCACGGCCGTGGTGCCGGTCGGCGAGGTCACCATCCGCGAGGTGGCCGGCCTGTACCCGTTCGAGAACACCCTGGAGGCGCGGCTGCTGACCGGCGCGCAACTGCGCGAGTACCTGGAGCACTCGGCGCGGTACTACGTGCGGACCCCGGCCGGTGGCGGCGTCGACCCGGCGAAGCTGACCAACGCGAACGGCACGCCGGACTACAACTACGACGCGGTCAGCGGTGTGACGTACGAGATCGACATCGCCAGGGAGCCGGGGCAGCGGATCGCGAAGCTGTGCTTCGAGGGGCGGCCGGTGGCCGACGACGCGCGGTTCGTGTTGGCCGTGAACAACTACCGGGCCAGCGGCGGCGGTAACTTCCCGCACGTCGCGACGGCGAAGCAGGTGTGGTCGACGTCCGAGGAGATCCGGAACACGATCATCGCCTGGGTGCGGGCGAAGGGGACGATCGATCCCGAGGAGTTCGCGACCCAGGACTGGAAGCTGACCCGCGACGGGGCGCCCGTCTTCTACTCGCCGCTGGAGCACCGGCCGTACGCGCAGTGCCCCTGCTGCGGCTGA
- a CDS encoding AraC family transcriptional regulator, translating into MRYFMPTPVHHQLGLVCLGVGLQHGALPTVGPRVLDHHVAVVVSAGSGWFEGADGVRRPVIAPALLWLTPGVPHHYGASRDTGWDESFVDFTGTAVAAYTELGYIDPDRPLVPLTDTTTARAAIGRITRAAQPGNPLLEVETSAAVHELLVALRRARADTAGDTDPVLRALARDAFLPLSVAEHAARHGMTAAELRAVVRRAAGASPKDYLLGIRLGRAKELLVGTELPVAAVARGVGYDDPAYFNRLFTRRVGIAPGRFREQQGRAAPGGWSDAVPHPRHPPTIRSTPSLAP; encoded by the coding sequence ATGCGGTACTTCATGCCCACCCCGGTCCACCACCAGCTCGGCCTGGTCTGCCTCGGCGTCGGCCTCCAGCACGGCGCGCTGCCCACGGTCGGACCGCGCGTCCTCGACCACCACGTGGCGGTGGTGGTCAGCGCGGGCAGCGGCTGGTTCGAGGGCGCCGACGGGGTCCGCCGCCCGGTCATCGCGCCCGCGTTGCTCTGGCTCACCCCGGGCGTGCCGCACCACTACGGGGCGAGCCGGGACACCGGCTGGGACGAGAGCTTCGTCGACTTCACGGGGACGGCCGTCGCCGCGTACACCGAACTCGGCTACATCGACCCCGACCGGCCCCTGGTCCCGCTCACCGACACCACCACCGCCCGAGCCGCCATCGGCCGCATCACCCGCGCCGCCCAGCCGGGCAATCCGCTGCTCGAAGTCGAGACCTCCGCCGCCGTGCACGAGTTGCTGGTCGCGCTGCGCCGGGCGCGCGCGGACACCGCGGGGGACACCGACCCGGTGCTGCGCGCGCTGGCGCGCGACGCGTTCCTCCCGCTGTCGGTCGCCGAACACGCCGCCCGGCACGGCATGACCGCGGCCGAACTACGCGCGGTGGTACGCCGCGCGGCCGGCGCGAGCCCCAAGGACTACCTGCTCGGCATCCGGCTCGGCCGGGCCAAGGAACTGCTGGTCGGCACCGAACTCCCGGTGGCCGCCGTGGCCCGCGGGGTCGGCTACGACGACCCCGCCTACTTCAACCGGCTGTTCACCCGCCGGGTCGGCATCGCGCCCGGCCGCTTCCGCGAACAGCAGGGCCGCGCCGCCCCCGGCGGCTGGAGCGACGCGGTCCCCCACCCGCGCCACCCGCCGACCATCCGCTCCACACCGTCCCTCGCCCCCTGA
- a CDS encoding NAD(P)H-binding protein, whose product MIVVTGATGNVGRSLVSQLVAEGQPVRGLTRDPDRAALPAGAEAVRADFADPAALAALFAGATGLFINLSAVGEHTPAVLAAAIPAGVRRVVMLSSGAVDDDPDETNPLVAHHVVPERAVMASGAQWTLLRPNGFAVNSFQWAPQIRAGDVVRAPFAGARSAPIHEADIAAVAVRALVDDGHHTAIYRLTGPEAFSNAEQVGIIGAALGRDLRYEEIPREQVRPELFPHVPPGLLDTVLDALAAAAAEEPEVSTAVAEVTGRPALTFARWAADHAAAFTRPAA is encoded by the coding sequence GTGATCGTCGTGACCGGAGCCACCGGCAACGTGGGGCGCTCGCTCGTCTCCCAACTCGTCGCCGAGGGCCAGCCCGTACGCGGCCTGACCCGTGACCCCGACCGCGCCGCGCTGCCCGCGGGCGCCGAGGCGGTACGGGCCGACTTCGCCGACCCCGCCGCCCTGGCCGCGCTCTTCGCCGGCGCCACCGGCCTCTTCATCAATCTCAGCGCGGTCGGCGAGCACACCCCGGCCGTGCTCGCCGCCGCGATCCCGGCCGGCGTCCGACGGGTGGTGATGCTCTCCAGCGGCGCCGTCGACGACGACCCGGACGAGACCAACCCGCTCGTCGCGCACCACGTCGTGCCGGAGCGCGCGGTCATGGCCAGCGGCGCCCAGTGGACGCTGCTGCGGCCCAACGGATTCGCCGTCAACTCCTTCCAGTGGGCTCCCCAGATCCGCGCCGGCGACGTCGTGCGCGCCCCGTTCGCCGGGGCGCGCAGCGCGCCGATCCACGAGGCGGACATCGCCGCGGTCGCCGTCCGCGCCCTCGTGGACGACGGGCACCACACGGCCATCTACCGGCTCACCGGACCCGAGGCGTTCAGCAACGCGGAGCAGGTCGGCATCATCGGCGCGGCGCTCGGCCGCGACCTGCGCTACGAGGAGATCCCGCGCGAGCAGGTCAGGCCGGAGCTGTTCCCGCACGTGCCGCCGGGGCTGCTCGACACGGTCCTGGACGCGCTGGCCGCCGCGGCGGCCGAGGAGCCCGAGGTGTCCACGGCCGTCGCCGAGGTCACCGGCCGCCCGGCGCTGACCTTCGCCCGGTGGGCGGCCGACCACGCGGCGGCCTTCACCCGCCCGGCGGCCTGA
- a CDS encoding SidA/IucD/PvdA family monooxygenase produces the protein MSTTAPTPRHEAQPQAPATTPEQPYDLAGVGIGPFNLSLAALAYGVPGLRTAFYEERPAFRWHPGLLIEGTTLQVPFLADLVTLADPASPWTFLNYLHDQDRLFPFYFAERFHIRRAEYDAYCRWVSEHLPGLYFRHHIDTVRWNPDRELFEVDYAQLDADDEVVALGRAYARHLALGVGTAPHVPEPLRPLADAHGVPVLHAAHYLDHRAELLAADHVTVVGSGQSGAEVFLDLLRRRPPGREGLHWLTRTPAFAPMEYSKLGLEQFTPDYTRYFHALSESTRDALLPGQWQLYKGIDQATISAIHDELYDRTLDGGWPDAVLTPGVRVRTAGRVGTSTIELHVEHEHQHTRSRLTTNAVVLATGYRERSIDTLLADLQPQLCRDTAGRPLVDEQQRLVLDPAIKGSIYVQNAERHTHGVGAPDLGLAAWRGAVILNSVTGRLAFALPRRTAFTTFGLDPAVCGGGQRGGKLPDQRDRHTVART, from the coding sequence ATGAGCACCACCGCCCCGACGCCGCGACACGAAGCCCAGCCGCAGGCGCCCGCCACCACCCCGGAACAGCCCTACGACCTCGCCGGCGTCGGCATCGGCCCGTTCAACCTCTCCCTGGCCGCCCTGGCCTACGGCGTCCCCGGTCTGCGCACCGCCTTCTACGAGGAGCGGCCCGCCTTCCGCTGGCACCCGGGCCTGCTCATCGAGGGCACCACGCTCCAGGTGCCCTTCCTCGCCGACCTCGTCACCCTCGCCGACCCCGCCAGCCCCTGGACCTTCCTGAACTACCTGCACGACCAGGACCGGCTCTTCCCCTTCTACTTCGCCGAACGCTTCCACATCAGACGCGCCGAGTACGACGCCTACTGCCGCTGGGTCAGCGAGCACCTGCCCGGCCTGTACTTCCGCCACCACATCGACACGGTGCGCTGGAACCCGGACCGCGAGCTGTTCGAGGTGGACTACGCCCAGTTGGACGCCGACGACGAGGTGGTCGCGCTCGGCCGCGCCTACGCGCGCCACCTGGCGCTCGGCGTCGGCACCGCGCCGCACGTGCCCGAGCCGTTGCGCCCGCTCGCCGACGCGCACGGCGTGCCCGTGCTGCACGCGGCGCACTACCTCGACCACCGGGCCGAGTTGCTGGCCGCCGACCACGTCACGGTCGTCGGCTCCGGCCAGTCGGGCGCCGAGGTCTTCCTCGACCTGCTGCGCCGCCGCCCGCCCGGGCGCGAGGGCCTGCACTGGCTCACCCGTACGCCGGCGTTCGCGCCCATGGAGTACAGCAAGCTCGGCCTGGAGCAGTTCACGCCCGACTACACGCGCTACTTCCACGCGCTCAGCGAGTCCACCCGCGACGCGCTGCTGCCCGGCCAGTGGCAGCTCTACAAGGGCATCGACCAGGCCACCATCTCCGCCATCCACGACGAGCTGTACGACCGCACGCTCGACGGCGGTTGGCCCGACGCCGTCCTGACCCCCGGCGTGCGGGTACGCACCGCTGGCCGCGTCGGCACCTCCACCATCGAGCTGCACGTCGAACACGAGCACCAGCACACCCGCAGCAGGCTCACGACCAACGCGGTCGTGCTGGCCACCGGCTACCGCGAGCGCTCGATCGACACGCTCCTCGCCGACCTGCAACCCCAACTGTGCCGGGACACCGCCGGCCGGCCACTGGTGGACGAGCAGCAGCGGCTGGTCCTCGACCCCGCCATCAAGGGCTCGATCTACGTGCAGAACGCCGAGCGGCACACCCACGGCGTCGGCGCGCCGGACCTCGGGCTCGCCGCCTGGCGCGGTGCCGTCATCCTCAACTCAGTCACGGGTCGGCTGGCGTTCGCGCTTCCGCGCCGGACGGCGTTCACCACCTTCGGCCTCGACCCGGCGGTCTGCGGCGGCGGCCAGCGTGGCGGCAAGCTCCCCGATCAGCGCGACCGTCACACCGTCGCGCGGACATGA
- a CDS encoding amidohydrolase, with the protein MTGVAGAGAGGERPVEVAARRRALERIEAYAGRLTELSRSLHADPELAFAEHRAAGRLAALLEEAGFAVRRGPYELPTALTASYGTGPLTIGVCAEYDALPELGHACGHNVICAASAGAAIGLAAVADELGFAVKLLGTPAEETGGGKVLMLDRGAFDDVTVAMMAHPGPVDDIDPRSSTTSVARFDVTFTGRASHAALAPQAGINAGDAAVVAQVAVGQLRQQLPDGYRVAGIVREGGAQSNIIPERTVLSFEVRTPTAEELAALRERVADCFRGAALATGCSVAITPTQPDYLDLRNDAWLMARYADGLRAAAGRSPAEPAGPPRRIGASTDMGNVTRALPAIHPHLGLVGSSGTPHTREFAEWTGGAAADDAVLAAARAMAWAGVALAADEERRAHYLDLRAAGMGGVAPGADG; encoded by the coding sequence ATGACGGGGGTGGCGGGCGCCGGGGCCGGCGGGGAGCGGCCGGTGGAGGTCGCCGCGCGGCGGCGCGCGCTGGAGCGGATCGAGGCGTACGCCGGCCGGCTCACGGAGCTGAGCCGGAGCCTGCACGCCGACCCGGAGTTGGCCTTCGCCGAGCACCGGGCGGCGGGGCGGCTGGCGGCGCTGCTCGAGGAGGCGGGGTTCGCCGTCCGCCGTGGCCCGTACGAGCTGCCGACCGCGCTGACCGCCTCGTACGGTACGGGGCCGCTGACGATCGGGGTGTGCGCCGAGTACGACGCGCTGCCGGAGCTGGGGCACGCCTGCGGGCACAACGTGATCTGCGCGGCGAGCGCGGGGGCCGCCATCGGCCTGGCGGCGGTCGCCGACGAACTCGGCTTCGCGGTGAAGCTGCTCGGCACCCCGGCCGAGGAGACGGGCGGCGGCAAGGTGCTGATGCTCGACCGCGGCGCCTTCGACGATGTGACGGTGGCGATGATGGCGCACCCGGGGCCGGTGGACGACATCGATCCGCGCTCGTCCACCACGTCGGTCGCGCGCTTCGACGTGACGTTCACCGGACGCGCCTCGCACGCGGCGCTCGCGCCCCAGGCGGGGATCAACGCGGGAGACGCCGCCGTGGTGGCGCAGGTGGCGGTGGGGCAGTTGCGGCAGCAACTGCCGGACGGCTACCGGGTTGCGGGCATCGTCCGCGAGGGCGGCGCGCAGTCGAACATCATCCCGGAGCGGACCGTGCTCTCCTTCGAGGTGCGCACGCCCACGGCGGAGGAGCTGGCCGCGCTGCGCGAGCGGGTCGCGGACTGCTTCCGCGGCGCCGCGCTCGCCACGGGGTGCTCCGTGGCGATCACGCCGACCCAGCCGGACTACCTCGACCTGCGCAACGACGCCTGGCTGATGGCGCGGTACGCGGACGGGCTGCGCGCGGCGGCCGGCCGCTCCCCCGCCGAGCCGGCCGGCCCGCCCCGGCGCATCGGCGCGTCGACGGACATGGGGAACGTGACCCGGGCGCTGCCCGCGATCCACCCGCACCTCGGGCTCGTCGGCTCCAGCGGCACGCCGCACACCAGGGAGTTCGCCGAGTGGACGGGCGGCGCCGCGGCCGACGACGCGGTGCTCGCGGCGGCCCGCGCCATGGCCTGGGCGGGCGTCGCGCTCGCCGCCGACGAGGAGCGCCGCGCGCACTACCTGGACCTGCGCGCCGCCGGCATGGGCGGCGTGGCCCCCGGCGCGGACGGCTGA
- a CDS encoding chorismate mutase has product MDTAVPDTAAPGDAAVRAELSRLRDSIDNIDAAVVHMLAERFKCTQRVGRLKADHKLPPADPAREARQIARLRELAESAKLDPGFAEKLLNFIIAEVIRHHEQIADDVVANGGGTP; this is encoded by the coding sequence CTGGACACCGCGGTACCGGACACCGCGGCCCCGGGCGACGCGGCCGTACGCGCCGAATTGTCGCGGCTGCGGGACAGCATCGACAACATCGACGCGGCCGTCGTCCACATGCTCGCCGAGCGCTTCAAGTGCACCCAGCGGGTCGGCCGCCTGAAGGCCGACCACAAGCTGCCGCCGGCCGACCCGGCGCGCGAGGCCCGGCAGATCGCCCGGCTGCGCGAACTCGCCGAGAGCGCCAAGCTCGACCCCGGGTTCGCCGAGAAGCTGCTGAACTTCATCATCGCCGAGGTGATCCGGCACCACGAGCAGATCGCCGACGACGTCGTGGCCAACGGCGGCGGCACCCCGTAG
- the pepN gene encoding aminopeptidase N produces MSVLTRDEAQNRAAHIGLRRYTIDLDLTRGAEVFGSTTSVRLCVLEAGTDTFIELEAAALHRIALDGNDLDPTLYADGRYPLTGLGEGEHEVLVEADMHYSRTGEGMHRFTDPADGETYLYTMCCMSDAPKVFACFDQPDLKAVFEVTVTAPPEWTVLGNGVATRVGDTADGRWQIAPTQPISTYLMAVAAGPWHSVRTRHAGLPFGLHVRRSLGAYLDADADELFDITRRCFDRYHEIFDEPYPFDSYDQAFVPEFNSGAMENPGLVTFRDQFVFRSAVTEGERQSRAMVIAHEMAHMWFGDLVTMRWWDDIWLNESFAEYMGFQILTEATGYTDTWADFGVRRKSWGYDADQRPSTHPVAPEPDGVPDTAAARLNFDGISYAKGASALRQLVAWLGEQDFFAGINDHFTLHRFGNATLADFIDALARASGRPVPEWADAWLRTTGVDTLTPQVSEGPDGWELRLLHEGSRPHQLTIGCYDLDADTGRLVPRTPLRWNVPEDETHTADGRRPDLVLVNDGDYGYVKIGFDERSWQTIAAALSGLPDALSRAVVWNAARDLVRDGKLAPTDYLDVLRAHLPRESDVVIVQGVLAFARGQIADRYLPAEQRPAALATLVDTCRELLARTADGSAPGLRLAAVQTLADSTADSAELGDWLAAGAVPGGPELDPELRWRLLLRRSVLGAVTLADIEEELARDSSATGQEGAARCRAALPDVAAKDAAWAELFEKDDLSTYLATATAEGFWQPEQHELLRAYLARYFPAVADLAARRGPAIAQAVGRFGFPFHAVDEQTLRLGEDCLREANPIPALRRRFADELDDLRRALRVRAAQATATPATTG; encoded by the coding sequence ATGTCCGTACTCACGCGCGACGAAGCGCAGAACCGTGCCGCCCACATCGGCCTCCGCCGCTACACCATCGACCTCGACCTGACCCGAGGCGCCGAGGTGTTCGGCTCGACCACCTCCGTACGCCTGTGCGTGCTGGAGGCGGGGACCGACACCTTCATCGAACTGGAGGCCGCGGCGCTGCACCGGATCGCGCTCGACGGCAACGACCTCGACCCCACGCTGTACGCCGACGGCCGCTACCCGCTGACCGGGCTCGGCGAGGGCGAGCACGAGGTGCTGGTCGAGGCCGACATGCACTACTCGCGCACCGGTGAGGGCATGCACCGCTTCACCGACCCGGCCGATGGCGAAACGTACCTCTACACCATGTGCTGCATGTCCGACGCGCCCAAGGTGTTCGCCTGCTTCGACCAGCCCGACCTGAAGGCGGTCTTCGAGGTCACGGTCACCGCGCCGCCCGAGTGGACCGTGCTCGGCAACGGTGTCGCCACCCGCGTCGGCGACACCGCGGACGGCCGCTGGCAGATCGCCCCCACCCAGCCCATCAGCACCTACCTGATGGCCGTCGCCGCCGGCCCCTGGCACTCGGTGCGCACCCGGCACGCGGGGCTGCCGTTCGGACTGCACGTACGCCGCTCGCTCGGCGCCTATCTCGACGCCGACGCCGACGAGCTCTTCGACATCACCCGGCGCTGCTTCGACCGCTATCACGAGATCTTCGACGAGCCGTACCCGTTCGACTCCTACGACCAGGCGTTCGTGCCCGAGTTCAACTCCGGCGCCATGGAGAACCCGGGCCTGGTCACCTTCCGCGACCAGTTCGTCTTCCGCTCGGCCGTCACCGAGGGCGAGCGGCAGAGCCGCGCCATGGTCATCGCGCACGAGATGGCCCACATGTGGTTCGGCGACCTGGTCACCATGCGCTGGTGGGACGACATCTGGCTGAACGAGTCGTTCGCGGAGTACATGGGCTTCCAGATCCTCACCGAGGCCACCGGTTACACCGACACCTGGGCCGACTTCGGCGTCCGCCGCAAGAGCTGGGGCTACGACGCCGACCAGCGCCCCTCGACGCACCCCGTGGCCCCCGAGCCCGACGGTGTGCCCGACACGGCCGCCGCCCGGCTGAACTTCGACGGCATCTCGTACGCCAAGGGCGCCTCGGCCCTGCGCCAGCTCGTCGCCTGGCTCGGCGAGCAGGACTTCTTCGCGGGCATCAACGACCACTTCACGCTGCACCGGTTCGGCAACGCGACCCTCGCCGACTTCATCGACGCCCTCGCCCGCGCCTCCGGCCGCCCGGTGCCCGAGTGGGCCGACGCCTGGCTGCGCACCACCGGCGTGGACACCCTCACGCCCCAGGTCAGCGAGGGCCCCGACGGCTGGGAACTGCGCCTGCTGCACGAGGGCAGCCGCCCGCACCAGCTCACCATCGGCTGCTACGACCTCGACGCCGACACCGGCCGCCTCGTCCCCCGTACGCCGCTGCGCTGGAACGTCCCGGAGGACGAGACGCACACGGCCGACGGCCGCCGCCCCGACCTCGTCCTGGTCAACGACGGCGACTACGGCTACGTCAAGATCGGCTTCGACGAGCGGTCCTGGCAGACGATCGCCGCCGCCCTGTCCGGGCTGCCCGACGCGCTTTCCCGCGCCGTGGTCTGGAACGCCGCCCGCGACCTGGTGCGCGACGGGAAGCTGGCGCCCACCGACTACCTCGACGTGCTGCGCGCCCACCTCCCCAGGGAGAGCGACGTCGTCATCGTCCAGGGCGTCCTGGCCTTCGCCCGCGGTCAGATCGCCGACCGCTACCTGCCCGCCGAGCAACGCCCAGCGGCCCTGGCCACCCTGGTGGACACCTGCCGCGAGCTGCTCGCCCGCACCGCTGACGGCTCGGCGCCCGGGCTGCGCCTGGCGGCCGTGCAGACCCTCGCCGACAGCACGGCAGACTCGGCCGAACTCGGCGACTGGCTCGCGGCGGGCGCCGTGCCCGGCGGCCCCGAACTCGACCCGGAGCTGCGCTGGCGGCTGCTGCTGCGGCGCTCCGTGCTCGGCGCCGTCACGCTCGCCGACATCGAGGAGGAACTCGCCCGCGACTCCAGCGCCACCGGCCAGGAGGGCGCGGCCCGTTGCCGCGCCGCGCTGCCCGACGTGGCGGCCAAGGACGCGGCCTGGGCCGAACTCTTCGAGAAGGACGACCTGTCGACGTACCTGGCCACCGCGACCGCCGAGGGCTTCTGGCAGCCCGAGCAGCACGAGTTGCTCCGCGCCTACCTGGCGCGCTACTTCCCCGCGGTCGCCGACCTCGCCGCCCGGCGCGGCCCCGCCATCGCCCAGGCCGTCGGCCGCTTCGGCTTCCCGTTCCACGCGGTGGACGAACAGACGCTGCGGCTCGGCGAGGACTGCCTGCGCGAGGCCAACCCGATCCCCGCGCTGCGCCGTCGCTTCGCCGACGAACTCGACGACCTGCGACGGGCCCTGCGGGTCCGCGCCGCGCAGGCCACGGCCACCCCGGCGACCACGGGCTGA
- a CDS encoding pyridoxal-dependent decarboxylase, protein MPVPVADAEPPLPPLAGGAAGPRALRPLLDAVLDTLATGARDRAGPLPGGGPEAVARAVRDAVGCAIPTEGTGADEALRTLVHAVTVGAADPADPHCVAHLHCPPLAVAVAADLAASALNPSLDSWDQAPAASELEARTSRSLAALVYPAAPAADALVTTGGTEANQLALLLAREAVAGRPARTPAPPTTRPADRSTAHAPAYAPGAPGDHAHANRAPAGPAPERPPAGPWPGPYALPHPRRHPDAPHPTPPHPHRPAHGPPALRVVCGENAHHSVVRAAWLLGLPDPVVVATPRGVLDPAAVAAALGQLPDGAPQLIVATAGTTDSGAIDPLPELADVAAAYGARLHVDAAYGGPLLFSDVHAARVRGIERAHTVTLDLHKLGWQPVAAGLLAVPDAADLAPLGHRADYLSAADDTAAGLPDLLGRSTRTTRRPDILKVAVTLRALGRRGLAELIDRTCAAAQHLADLIEATPGLELHARPTISTVLFRPTGADPPAVARARRRLLAEGRAVLGRAARPDGLWLKATLLNPHIQPSDLEALVKLVEGHRTG, encoded by the coding sequence GTGCCTGTGCCCGTTGCCGACGCCGAACCGCCCCTGCCGCCCCTCGCGGGCGGCGCCGCGGGTCCGCGCGCGCTGCGCCCGCTGCTCGACGCCGTCCTGGACACGCTCGCCACCGGCGCCCGCGACCGCGCCGGACCGCTGCCCGGGGGCGGGCCCGAGGCCGTGGCGCGGGCCGTGCGCGACGCCGTGGGGTGCGCCATCCCCACCGAGGGCACCGGCGCGGACGAGGCCCTGCGCACCCTGGTGCACGCCGTCACCGTCGGCGCCGCGGACCCCGCCGACCCGCACTGCGTCGCCCATCTGCACTGCCCGCCGCTGGCCGTCGCCGTCGCCGCAGACCTCGCCGCGAGCGCACTTAACCCCTCGCTCGACTCCTGGGACCAAGCCCCGGCCGCCTCCGAGCTCGAAGCCCGCACCAGCCGGTCCCTCGCCGCCCTGGTCTACCCGGCCGCCCCGGCCGCCGACGCCCTGGTCACCACGGGCGGCACCGAGGCCAACCAACTCGCCCTCCTGCTGGCCCGTGAGGCGGTGGCCGGCCGCCCCGCCCGCACCCCGGCGCCCCCCACCACCAGGCCGGCCGACCGCTCGACGGCCCACGCCCCGGCGTACGCCCCCGGGGCGCCCGGCGACCACGCGCACGCCAACCGCGCGCCGGCCGGGCCCGCCCCGGAGCGTCCACCGGCCGGCCCGTGGCCGGGTCCGTACGCCCTGCCACACCCCCGCCGCCACCCGGACGCGCCACACCCCACCCCGCCGCACCCGCACCGGCCGGCGCACGGGCCGCCGGCGCTGCGCGTGGTCTGCGGCGAGAACGCGCACCACAGCGTGGTGCGCGCGGCCTGGCTGCTCGGGCTGCCGGACCCGGTCGTGGTCGCCACCCCGCGCGGCGTGCTCGATCCGGCCGCCGTGGCCGCCGCGCTCGGCCAACTGCCGGACGGAGCGCCGCAGTTGATCGTGGCCACCGCGGGCACCACCGACAGCGGCGCCATCGACCCGCTGCCCGAGCTGGCCGACGTGGCCGCCGCGTACGGCGCCCGGCTGCACGTCGACGCCGCGTACGGCGGCCCGCTGCTGTTCAGCGACGTCCACGCGGCCAGGGTGCGCGGCATCGAGCGTGCCCACACCGTCACCCTGGACCTGCACAAGCTGGGCTGGCAGCCGGTCGCGGCGGGGCTGCTGGCCGTGCCCGACGCCGCCGACCTCGCGCCGCTCGGCCACCGCGCCGACTACCTGAGCGCCGCCGACGACACCGCCGCCGGCCTCCCCGACCTGCTCGGCCGCTCCACGCGCACCACCCGCCGCCCCGACATCCTCAAGGTCGCCGTCACGCTGCGGGCCCTGGGGCGCAGGGGACTGGCCGAGCTGATCGACCGCACCTGCGCCGCGGCCCAGCACCTGGCCGACCTGATCGAGGCCACCCCCGGCCTCGAACTGCACGCCCGGCCCACCATCAGCACCGTCCTCTTCCGCCCCACCGGCGCGGACCCGCCCGCCGTGGCCCGGGCGCGCCGCCGGCTCCTCGCCGAGGGCCGGGCCGTACTGGGCCGCGCGGCCCGCCCCGACGGCCTGTGGCTCAAGGCCACCCTCCTGAACCCGCACATCCAGCCCAGCGACCTCGAAGCGCTGGTGAAACTCGTGGAAGGCCACCGCACCGGATGA